The bacterium region CCGGTCAGCGCCGCGAGCGTCAAGACCCTCTTGCCAAACATAAAAATCTCCATTTTATCGCTTCCTTTCATCCAAAATGATCGACAATTCCTCGTCGTCGTCAGCCGGGGCTTCCTGAGCCGGTGCCTGGGGCCCGCTCACTTCTTCGCCCGCCGGGGCTGACGACTTCTGGCTGCAACTCGCCAGGCCAAGCCACAGCGCCAAGGCAAGCCCAACATATTTTGATAGGATGGCATTCATCCATTTTCTCCGTTTGAAAATGCCCCTGGAGCAAATTCCCCAGGGGCATTGTGTCTCGACAAACCATTCCCCGTTTAGGGACAGATCATTTCAAGGCTATTGCACTCTCCGTTGAATTCGAAGCCCGAGTATTTGTTTTTCTCGAAGTTGATGATCAGAGGAACGGTATTGGGAGGAATGCCGGCCTCGTCGTAGTAAAAGGCTCCGGTCCCGATCCCAGCGGAGTTCGTGAAATTGTTTCGAATCACGTCGACACCAGAAGCTCCGGACAAGAATATTCCGTAGGCGCCGTTGACGTTGACCGTGTTCCGGCTGATTTCCCCTTCGGAGTCCTCGCCGGTGGCCTGGTCGGTGATGAAGATGCCGCTGGCGCTGCCGTCGAGCAGATTCCGGGTGACCAGGTAATCGGAGACTTGGGTAAAGATGATAGCGTAATCCGAGCTGTTCGCCGGATCGGAAAGGCATTTATTGTTCGCGATGGTGACCTCACTCGAGCCATTCAGGTTGACGCAGTTGCTAGACGCGACGGCCCGCCGATCGATCGTGACCTGATTGATATTGATGCCGGTCGAATCGAAATCGAGGATGCTGGGGAATGTCGAGTCCGCGCCGGGCGTGATTCGCGCTTGGCTTAGACTCACGTCGGTCGAAGCGTTCATGGTAACACCACCCCCGCCGCCGTTGACCACCACCTTGCTGAACGAAACATCGCTCGACTCAAAGATGTTGATGTTGCTGAACGAAACATTGTTCGAAACCTCGAAGTAGCTTCGATCCACTTTCACGTCGCTCGAGGCTTGGACGTTTGCCCTATCGAAGCCTCCCTCGAAACTAAGCCCGGAGGCCGTCACGCCCTGGCTGTTCTGGACGTCCAAGGAGCTGGGCTGGGCGCCCTCGGCGAGTTGGAAAGAGAGGTTACGCAGGGTGATATTGTTGCTGTTCGTGACTAACACGCCCCCGCCGGCTTCCTGGCAGTCGATGTCCGACACCGTGACATTCGAGGCGCCATCCATAAACACGCCGGAGCAGTTTTGAAAAGGGCCGTCGGCCACGACATTGACGTCGCTCACACCCTGCACGAGCAGCGAGCCCCCCATCAAGTCCCACTCGGGAAGATGGCAGGCCGGCTTCGAGGGAAGCCCGCACCAGC contains the following coding sequences:
- a CDS encoding right-handed parallel beta-helix repeat-containing protein, encoding MIKPIKSSIYLSIAVAMLMAWAPSSKAQVIIIQPNQDDSCAVSFDENWNQINIGHYVGKKKSWCGLPSKPACHLPEWDLMGGSLLVQGVSDVNVVADGPFQNCSGVFMDGASNVTVSDIDCQEAGGGVLVTNSNNITLRNLSFQLAEGAQPSSLDVQNSQGVTASGLSFEGGFDRANVQASSDVKVDRSYFEVSNNVSFSNINIFESSDVSFSKVVVNGGGGGVTMNASTDVSLSQARITPGADSTFPSILDFDSTGININQVTIDRRAVASSNCVNLNGSSEVTIANNKCLSDPANSSDYAIIFTQVSDYLVTRNLLDGSASGIFITDQATGEDSEGEISRNTVNVNGAYGIFLSGASGVDVIRNNFTNSAGIGTGAFYYDEAGIPPNTVPLIINFEKNKYSGFEFNGECNSLEMICP